The proteins below are encoded in one region of Paenacidovorax monticola:
- a CDS encoding TRAP transporter small permease has translation MQTSTTDNQETSRHGWARGLQRTSSGILSAERKALMLLMGGVTLLILLNVVTRYTGMPIYWVDEAAVYLVVWLSFVGASAMTRLRLDFAVTLLTDMLGQRAARHVKAAATAGVLFFGLAMIALCWVWLDPVGIARHGFDAKAYAEESFNFLYTERTQTLNWPIWVVQLVIPLFSLTFTVHAAANLVEDMGLVPRAAIKGFDLGNAEETVN, from the coding sequence CATGGCTGGGCCCGCGGGCTGCAGCGCACCTCATCCGGCATCCTGAGCGCGGAGCGCAAGGCGCTGATGCTGCTGATGGGGGGCGTGACCCTGCTGATCCTGCTCAACGTGGTCACGCGCTACACCGGCATGCCCATCTACTGGGTGGACGAGGCGGCCGTGTACCTGGTGGTGTGGCTGAGCTTCGTGGGCGCATCCGCCATGACGCGCCTGCGCCTGGACTTTGCCGTCACGCTGCTCACCGACATGCTGGGCCAGCGCGCGGCGCGGCACGTGAAGGCCGCTGCCACGGCCGGCGTGCTGTTCTTCGGCCTCGCCATGATCGCCCTGTGCTGGGTCTGGCTCGACCCCGTGGGCATTGCCAGGCACGGCTTCGACGCCAAGGCCTATGCGGAAGAAAGCTTCAACTTTCTCTACACCGAACGCACGCAGACGCTGAACTGGCCCATCTGGGTGGTGCAGCTCGTCATTCCGCTGTTCAGCCTGACCTTCACCGTGCATGCGGCAGCCAACCTGGTCGAGGACATGGGCCTGGTGCCCCGCGCCGCCATCAAAGGCTTCGACCTCGGCAACGCCGAGGAAACCGTCAACTGA
- a CDS encoding TRAP transporter large permease, with product MITSLFFLAVMFLGVPIGVCLCLSGMVYILDTNAPVLFESFASQMFGGVDSYGLIAIPLFILIGEIMGSGGITRRLVDMAMAFVGSVRGGLAYVNILANMMVSSIIGSATAQVAIMSKIMVPEMEKQGYDKTFAAGVTVYGGMLGPIIPPSVMFVVYAVLAQVAVGDMLTAGILPGIVLTLLFFVVIAIMGLIYNYPRSEKRSLRERARTAITASPTLLIPIVIVGSILGGLANATEAAAVGAVAAALVGRYITREFRYSMVPAILLRSAIYSAIVLFLVAAAAVFSWLLIYGKVPQAAAEWIQTVAKDPVSFLLITNVILLVIGTVIDGIPGLIMTVPILLPIATDVYHIDPRHFGVVVVVNLVLGLMSPPVGLSFFVAAAVTGAKPGKMFVVTLPFFLICCVALVLLSLFPSLSLALLN from the coding sequence ATGATTACCAGCCTGTTCTTCCTGGCCGTGATGTTTCTCGGCGTCCCCATCGGCGTGTGCCTGTGCCTGTCCGGCATGGTCTACATCCTCGACACCAATGCACCCGTGCTGTTCGAATCGTTCGCCTCGCAGATGTTCGGCGGCGTCGACAGCTACGGCCTCATCGCCATTCCGCTGTTCATCCTGATCGGCGAGATCATGGGCAGCGGCGGCATCACGCGCCGCCTGGTCGACATGGCCATGGCCTTCGTCGGCTCGGTGCGCGGCGGCCTGGCCTACGTCAACATCCTGGCCAACATGATGGTGTCGTCCATCATCGGCTCGGCCACGGCCCAGGTGGCCATCATGAGCAAGATCATGGTGCCCGAGATGGAAAAGCAGGGCTATGACAAGACCTTCGCCGCCGGCGTCACCGTCTACGGCGGCATGCTGGGCCCCATCATCCCGCCATCGGTCATGTTCGTGGTGTACGCCGTGCTGGCCCAGGTGGCCGTGGGCGACATGCTCACGGCGGGCATCCTGCCCGGCATCGTGCTCACGCTGCTGTTCTTCGTGGTGATCGCCATCATGGGCCTGATCTACAACTACCCGCGCAGCGAAAAGCGCAGCCTGCGGGAGCGGGCCCGCACCGCCATCACCGCGTCGCCCACGCTGCTCATTCCCATCGTGATCGTGGGCTCCATCCTGGGCGGCCTCGCGAACGCCACCGAGGCGGCGGCCGTGGGCGCCGTGGCCGCGGCCCTGGTGGGCCGCTACATCACACGCGAGTTCCGTTACAGCATGGTGCCCGCCATCCTGCTGCGCTCGGCCATCTATTCGGCCATCGTGCTGTTCCTGGTGGCGGCGGCCGCAGTGTTCTCGTGGCTGCTGATCTACGGCAAGGTGCCTCAGGCTGCGGCCGAATGGATCCAGACCGTGGCCAAGGACCCGGTGAGCTTCCTGCTCATCACCAACGTGATCCTGCTCGTGATCGGCACGGTGATCGACGGCATCCCCGGCCTCATCATGACCGTGCCCATCCTCCTGCCCATCGCCACCGACGTGTACCACATCGACCCGCGCCACTTCGGCGTGGTGGTGGTGGTCAACCTGGTGCTGGGCCTCATGTCGCCGCCGGTGGGGCTGTCCTTCTTCGTCGCCGCCGCCGTCACGGGCGCCAAGCCCGGGAAGATGTTCGTGGTCACCCTGCCCTTCTTCCTGATCTGCTGCGTGGCGCTCGTGCTGCTGTCGCTGTTTCCCAGTCTTTCCCTCGCCCTTCTCAACTGA
- a CDS encoding TRAP transporter substrate-binding protein, with the protein MTLTRRHFVQASAALAAPAFIGQARAQAKEFRLGLITPGGHSWNRAAVAFGETLKKETNGRLSATVFHSGQLGNEAAMMQQLQTGALDMGWIQAAELGSRVPGIASINAPYLVRSTTDVAKLVRHDAALKLLDLLPRETGTIGLGWGITGMRVVFSTKDIASVKDVKGMKLRINPTPVYRDFYQQLGAAPTPIPTPQVFDAMANGQVDGLEADIEFSWNQRFDKVAKAMLQMNALFMPFAPLVSGRVWQKIDAKDKELIRGLVRQSLDAQIRDIVTTELGLIEKFKAAPFPIRTEPHLDVAALARDFDKLWLPKAPQIAELRKVGASL; encoded by the coding sequence ATGACCCTGACCCGCCGCCACTTCGTCCAGGCCAGCGCCGCGCTTGCCGCTCCCGCCTTCATCGGCCAGGCCCGCGCCCAGGCCAAGGAATTCCGCCTGGGGCTCATCACCCCCGGAGGCCATTCATGGAACCGCGCCGCCGTGGCCTTCGGCGAGACGCTGAAGAAGGAAACCAACGGCAGGCTCTCGGCCACCGTGTTCCACTCGGGCCAGCTCGGCAACGAGGCCGCGATGATGCAGCAGCTGCAGACCGGCGCGCTCGACATGGGCTGGATCCAGGCCGCCGAGCTGGGCTCGCGCGTGCCCGGCATCGCCTCGATCAACGCGCCCTACCTCGTGCGCTCGACCACCGACGTGGCCAAGCTCGTGCGCCACGACGCCGCGCTCAAGCTGCTCGACCTGCTGCCGCGCGAAACCGGCACCATCGGCCTGGGCTGGGGCATCACTGGCATGCGCGTGGTGTTCTCGACCAAAGACATCGCCAGCGTCAAGGATGTGAAGGGCATGAAGCTGCGCATCAACCCCACGCCGGTGTACCGCGACTTCTACCAGCAGCTGGGCGCCGCGCCCACGCCCATCCCCACGCCGCAGGTGTTCGACGCCATGGCCAACGGCCAGGTGGATGGGCTGGAGGCCGACATCGAGTTCTCGTGGAACCAGCGCTTCGACAAGGTGGCCAAGGCCATGCTGCAGATGAACGCGCTCTTCATGCCCTTCGCGCCGCTGGTCTCCGGCCGCGTGTGGCAGAAGATCGACGCCAAGGACAAGGAGCTGATCCGGGGCCTCGTGCGCCAATCGCTGGACGCGCAGATCAGGGACATCGTCACCACCGAGCTGGGCCTGATCGAGAAGTTCAAGGCAGCGCCCTTCCCCATCCGGACCGAGCCCCATCTCGATGTGGCGGCCCTGGCGCGCGACTTCGACAAGCTCTGGCTGCCCAAGGCCCCGCAGATCGCCGAACTGCGCAAGGTCGGCGCATCGCTCTAG
- a CDS encoding GntR family transcriptional regulator, which yields MAYDAIETLISTLEMRPGSPVVEAEIAERTGLGRTPVREALLRMVSIGLIEQQPRRGLLVSNIDLADHLDVIQTRRVLECLIAACSARRATAALRQEILRCAENMRLAASKGLIDEYMRADHELDLANHQASRNHSAVKCVVPLIVQCRRFWYAYQHEGELAEGARAHMALAEGIATGDEAAAAAGANQLMDYLERFARRIIDQ from the coding sequence GTGGCCTACGACGCCATCGAGACGCTCATCTCCACGCTGGAGATGCGGCCCGGCAGCCCCGTGGTGGAGGCCGAGATCGCCGAGCGCACGGGCCTGGGCCGCACTCCCGTGCGCGAGGCGCTGCTGCGCATGGTGTCCATCGGGCTGATCGAGCAGCAGCCCCGGCGCGGGCTGCTCGTGTCCAACATCGACCTGGCCGACCACCTGGACGTCATCCAGACCCGGCGCGTGCTCGAGTGCCTGATCGCCGCCTGCTCGGCGCGGCGCGCCACGGCGGCACTGCGCCAGGAGATCCTGCGCTGCGCCGAGAACATGCGCCTGGCGGCCAGCAAGGGCCTGATCGACGAATACATGCGGGCCGACCACGAGCTGGACCTGGCCAACCACCAGGCCAGCCGCAACCATTCCGCCGTCAAGTGCGTGGTGCCGCTCATCGTGCAGTGCCGCCGCTTCTGGTACGCCTACCAGCACGAGGGCGAGCTCGCCGAGGGCGCCCGCGCGCACATGGCGCTGGCCGAAGGCATCGCCACCGGTGACGAAGCCGCCGCCGCGGCCGGCGCCAACCAGCTCATGGACTACCTGGAGCGGTTTGCGCGGCGCATCATCGACCAATAG
- a CDS encoding NAD-dependent succinate-semialdehyde dehydrogenase, which translates to MDMKTSPLSLLKDPSLLKTDALVNGQWVAGAGRFAVHDPATGLKLADVANLGPQDAEAAIAAANAAWPAWRAKTAKERSIILRKWYDLLMAHQDDLGRIMTAEQGKPLPEAKGEVAYGASFVEWFAEEAKRVNGETLPQFDNNRRLLVLKQPIGVCAAITPWNFPLAMITRKVAPALAAGCPVVIKPAELTPLTALAAAELAVRAGIPAGVLNILSADSANSIAIGKVLCASDVVRHISFTGSTEVGRILMAQSAPTVKKMSLELGGNAPFIVFDDADIDSAVEGAFASKYRNAGQTCVCTNRFYVQEGVYDAFVAKFAAKVKTAKVGNGFEDGVSQGPLIEEAAIEKVQRHVQDAVAKGGQIVAGGQRLAALGSGQFFEPTVVAGATPDMLCAREETFGPFAPVFKFKTEAEAIAAANATEFGLASYFYSRDVGRIFRVSEALEYGMVGINVGILATEHVPFGGVKQSGLGREGSHHSMDDYVEIKYLCVGDVLK; encoded by the coding sequence ATGGACATGAAGACCTCTCCCCTCTCGCTGCTCAAGGACCCGAGCCTGCTCAAGACCGATGCCCTCGTGAACGGGCAATGGGTCGCGGGCGCCGGCCGCTTCGCCGTGCACGACCCCGCCACGGGCCTCAAGCTCGCCGACGTGGCCAACCTCGGCCCGCAGGACGCCGAAGCCGCCATTGCCGCCGCCAATGCCGCCTGGCCGGCCTGGCGCGCCAAGACCGCCAAGGAGCGCAGCATCATCCTGCGCAAGTGGTACGACCTGCTGATGGCCCACCAGGACGACCTGGGCCGCATCATGACCGCCGAGCAGGGCAAGCCCCTGCCCGAGGCCAAGGGCGAAGTGGCCTATGGCGCGAGCTTCGTCGAGTGGTTCGCCGAGGAGGCCAAGCGCGTCAACGGCGAAACGCTGCCGCAGTTCGACAACAACCGCCGCCTGCTCGTGCTCAAGCAGCCCATCGGCGTATGCGCGGCCATCACGCCGTGGAACTTCCCGCTCGCCATGATCACGCGCAAGGTCGCGCCCGCCCTCGCGGCCGGCTGCCCCGTGGTCATCAAGCCGGCCGAGCTCACCCCGCTCACGGCGCTGGCCGCCGCAGAGCTGGCGGTGCGCGCGGGCATCCCGGCCGGGGTGCTGAACATCCTGAGCGCCGACAGCGCCAACTCCATCGCCATCGGCAAGGTGCTGTGTGCCAGCGACGTGGTGCGCCACATCAGCTTCACGGGCAGCACGGAGGTGGGCCGCATCCTCATGGCGCAGTCGGCCCCCACGGTGAAGAAGATGTCGCTCGAGCTGGGCGGCAACGCGCCCTTCATCGTGTTCGACGACGCCGACATCGACTCCGCCGTCGAGGGCGCCTTCGCCAGCAAGTACCGCAACGCGGGCCAGACCTGCGTGTGCACCAACCGCTTCTACGTGCAGGAAGGCGTGTACGACGCGTTCGTCGCCAAGTTCGCGGCCAAGGTCAAGACGGCCAAGGTCGGCAACGGCTTCGAGGACGGCGTGAGCCAGGGCCCGCTGATCGAAGAGGCCGCGATCGAGAAGGTGCAGCGCCATGTGCAAGACGCCGTGGCCAAGGGCGGCCAGATCGTCGCGGGCGGCCAGCGCCTCGCGGCCCTGGGCAGCGGCCAGTTCTTCGAGCCCACGGTGGTCGCGGGCGCCACGCCCGACATGCTGTGCGCGCGCGAGGAGACCTTCGGCCCCTTCGCGCCCGTGTTCAAGTTCAAGACCGAAGCGGAAGCCATCGCCGCGGCCAACGCCACCGAGTTCGGCCTTGCAAGCTACTTCTACAGCCGCGACGTGGGCCGCATCTTCCGCGTGAGCGAGGCGCTCGAATACGGCATGGTGGGCATCAACGTGGGCATCCTGGCCACCGAGCATGTGCCTTTCGGCGGCGTGAAGCAGTCCGGCCTGGGCCGCGAAGGCTCGCACCACAGCATGGACGACTACGTGGAGATCAAGTACCTCTGCGTGGGCGACGTGCTGAAGTAA
- a CDS encoding class I SAM-dependent methyltransferase: MAINEDKLNEFMARFVGDIGAVMHAATVAVGDQLGLYKALAEGPATAEELARRTQTDARYLREWLSAQAASGYVQYDPASQRFSMTEEQAFALAQEGSPAFIAGAFQIAVAQFKAIPKMAQAMRTGLGLGWHEHDPSLFQGTERFFRPGYAANLVSQWIPALDGMESMLQRGARVADVGCGHGASTVLLAQAYPASSFVGFDYHAPSINQARAAAQAAGLGERVRFDVASAKDFPGEGYDMVAMFDCLHDMGDPVGASAHVKRSLKPDGTWLIVEPFANDRLEDNLNPVGRVFYSASTFICTPASRSQEVGLCLGAQAGEERMRQVVTEGGFTRFRRAAQTPFNLVYEARP; this comes from the coding sequence ATGGCCATCAACGAAGACAAACTCAACGAGTTCATGGCGCGCTTCGTCGGCGACATCGGTGCCGTGATGCACGCCGCCACCGTCGCGGTGGGTGACCAGCTGGGCCTGTACAAGGCCCTGGCCGAAGGCCCCGCCACCGCCGAGGAGCTTGCCCGGCGCACCCAGACCGACGCGCGCTACCTGCGCGAATGGCTCTCGGCCCAGGCGGCCAGCGGCTATGTGCAGTACGACCCGGCCAGCCAGCGCTTCTCGATGACCGAGGAGCAGGCCTTCGCGCTGGCCCAGGAAGGCAGTCCGGCCTTCATCGCAGGGGCCTTCCAGATCGCGGTCGCGCAGTTCAAGGCCATTCCCAAGATGGCGCAGGCCATGCGCACCGGGCTCGGCCTGGGCTGGCATGAGCACGATCCGTCCCTGTTCCAGGGCACCGAACGCTTCTTCCGCCCCGGCTACGCGGCCAACCTCGTGAGCCAGTGGATTCCCGCGCTCGACGGCATGGAGTCCATGCTGCAGCGCGGCGCCCGCGTGGCCGATGTGGGCTGCGGCCACGGCGCCTCCACGGTGTTGCTGGCGCAGGCCTACCCGGCGTCGAGCTTCGTGGGCTTCGACTACCACGCACCGTCCATCAATCAGGCGCGTGCGGCCGCCCAGGCGGCGGGCCTGGGCGAGCGCGTCCGCTTCGACGTGGCCAGCGCCAAGGACTTTCCGGGCGAAGGCTACGACATGGTCGCCATGTTCGACTGCCTGCACGACATGGGCGACCCGGTGGGCGCCTCGGCCCACGTCAAGCGCAGCCTCAAGCCCGATGGCACCTGGCTGATCGTCGAGCCCTTCGCCAACGACCGGCTCGAGGACAACCTCAACCCCGTGGGCCGCGTGTTCTATTCGGCCTCCACCTTCATCTGCACGCCCGCGTCGCGGTCGCAGGAGGTAGGCCTGTGCCTGGGCGCGCAGGCCGGCGAGGAGCGCATGCGCCAGGTGGTGACCGAAGGCGGCTTCACGCGCTTTCGCCGCGCGGCCCAGACGCCCTTCAACCTCGTCTACGAGGCCCGTCCCTGA
- a CDS encoding DUF1059 domain-containing protein: MTRQYIDCREYPSDTHCSVAISADTPKELLEAAVQHAVTVHGHEDTPELRHQLVSLFKPGTPPMEMPAARTL; this comes from the coding sequence ATGACACGCCAGTACATCGACTGCCGGGAGTACCCGAGCGACACGCACTGCAGCGTCGCCATCAGCGCCGACACCCCCAAGGAATTGCTGGAGGCCGCCGTGCAGCATGCCGTTACGGTGCATGGCCACGAGGACACGCCCGAGTTGCGGCACCAGTTGGTCAGCCTGTTCAAGCCGGGCACACCGCCCATGGAGATGCCTGCCGCCAGGACGCTGTAA
- a CDS encoding YeeE/YedE family protein: protein MAVLVLAGAWGLLPPWLLAREGGRTLVFALVVGGVLGLVLQRTRFCFYCHARDWFEARDPRGLLAIVLALAVGSAATFVVLGSWVPAPRPGLLPPDMHVGPVSWVLVAAGLAFGAGMVVSGSCISAHWYRLAEGSPVAPFALLGAALGFGLGFWTWNPLYSLAVADAPVVWLPAHLGYAGALALQLAVLALAAAWLWRGFARSQGDAPAAFGVPPLAAVWRGLWTGRWPYWVGGLAVGLIAALVTVRMRPLGVTTTLGSAARALAQGQGWIPERLHGLDGFAGCATAPQANGLTPHALLLAGLVAGAFVAALASCQFAPRRPTLRDAARGLGGGVLLGWGAMTGLGCTIGTLLSGSIAGALSGWVFAVAVLAAVGLGIRARARL, encoded by the coding sequence ATGGCCGTGCTGGTGCTGGCGGGTGCGTGGGGGCTGCTGCCGCCCTGGCTGCTCGCGCGCGAGGGCGGGCGCACGCTGGTGTTCGCGCTGGTGGTGGGCGGGGTGCTGGGGCTGGTGCTGCAGCGCACGCGCTTTTGCTTCTACTGCCATGCGCGCGACTGGTTCGAGGCGCGCGACCCGCGCGGGCTGCTGGCCATCGTGCTTGCGCTCGCGGTGGGCAGCGCGGCCACCTTCGTGGTGCTGGGCAGCTGGGTGCCCGCACCCCGGCCGGGGCTGCTGCCGCCCGACATGCATGTGGGCCCCGTGAGCTGGGTGCTGGTGGCTGCCGGGCTGGCATTCGGCGCGGGCATGGTGGTGTCGGGCTCGTGCATCAGCGCGCACTGGTACCGGCTGGCAGAGGGCTCGCCCGTGGCGCCGTTCGCGCTGCTCGGCGCGGCCCTGGGCTTCGGGCTGGGGTTCTGGACCTGGAACCCGCTCTACAGCCTGGCCGTGGCCGATGCGCCCGTGGTCTGGCTGCCCGCGCACCTGGGCTATGCGGGTGCGCTGGCGCTGCAGCTCGCGGTGCTGGCGCTGGCGGCGGCCTGGCTGTGGCGCGGTTTCGCGCGCAGCCAGGGCGATGCGCCGGCTGCATTCGGCGTGCCGCCGCTCGCGGCCGTGTGGCGCGGGCTGTGGACGGGGCGTTGGCCCTACTGGGTGGGCGGCCTGGCCGTGGGCCTGATCGCGGCCTTGGTGACGGTGCGCATGCGGCCGCTGGGCGTGACCACCACGCTGGGCAGCGCGGCGCGCGCGCTGGCGCAGGGGCAGGGCTGGATTCCCGAGCGGCTGCACGGGCTCGACGGCTTCGCGGGCTGCGCCACGGCGCCTCAGGCCAACGGGCTCACACCCCATGCGCTGCTGCTTGCGGGGCTGGTGGCGGGGGCCTTCGTGGCGGCGCTGGCAAGCTGCCAGTTCGCGCCGCGCCGGCCTACGCTGCGCGATGCGGCGCGCGGCCTGGGCGGCGGCGTGCTGCTGGGCTGGGGGGCGATGACGGGCCTGGGCTGCACCATCGGCACGCTGCTGTCGGGCAGCATCGCCGGGGCGCTGTCGGGCTGGGTGTTCGCCGTGGCGGTGCTCGCGGCCGTGGGCCTGGGCATTCGCGCCAGGGCCAGGCTATAA